The following DNA comes from Bacillus spongiae.
TTGGGTAGTAACCGTTGGGATGTTGATGGTTTTATTTTTGATAGGGTGGACATTCTTTTACTTTCTTCGGCAAACATTAAATAGTGATGAAAGCAAAAGAATAGATCCACTTCCTAAGTCAAATAAAGAAAATCCGCCTATATAGTAACTATCATCATATACATTGCTGCGGCTTGCGACAGTTGCCTGTCGATGCAGTTCAAGCAACGAATCACGATACTTATCAATAAAATCCCTTCGGATTTATATCCAAAGGGGTTTTTTTAATCAGAGATAGAAACCTTGAACACAATTAGTTATTCAAGAAGCGAGATAGTATGTGAAATAAAAAGTATTCTTGCTTGAAGGATATAGATAGACTTTATTGCTTACTATCAATATACTGAAAAATAATTAAATCCTATCTTCCATACAGAAGTAGGAATTTAAAAATTCTAAACGACCATTGGACATTGTGTTCATTAACTTCTACGTACATAAGCGAATTTTCCCATCTATATGAAGACAGTCCCAGGAGGAGTGCTTCGCTACATAAGCAATAAACCTAAGTAAACATTGTAGTTAGTGTCCATAATAGAAAATAAGTAGTTCTAATCAATTAATGGAGGTTTAATAAAATGAAGAAAAATGATGAATATTTCATGAAAAAGGCTCTTGATATGGCTTTTCAAGCTAGAACGGAAGGAAATGAGCCGTTTGGAGCTATATTAGTAAAAGATGATGAAGTAGTTATGATTGGGGAAAATAAAATTAATACTTTGTGTGATCCTACTCACCATGCTGAAATCGGACTCATTAGAAAGTTTTGTACTGAACATAATATTTTTGATTTATCTCAATATAGCTTATATACAAGTTGTGAACCTTGTGTAATGTGCTCTGGCGCTATGGTTTGGTCGAATCTTGGAAAAATGGTATACAGTGTATCTCACAATCAATTAGCAGAAATAGCCGGTAGTAACATTATGATATCATGCAAAGAAGTATTTGATAAAAGTCCTCAAAAACCAGTAGTGGTAGAGAAAGTATTAAATGAAGAGGGATTAAAAGTATTTGAAGGATATAAATTTTAAATTAGAAACAGCTAAAGGAATAGATGTTTGTACTTCAACAATCAATAATTATTAGGAAACGAAATGATTAATAAGGCGATTAGCTTTTTGTCTAGTGTCCACCTACGATTGTTGTTCTCCAAGCAGGTGTAATTTAGGAAAAATAGAAGTAGAAAATGATCGACATTTTTTATAAAATTCCACATTACATCTTCAAAAGAAGAATCCATTTTGATCAATAATTTTCAAAATGGATTCTTTTAACTTTGTTTATTTTTTCCAAACCAACGAAGACGGCTTGCGCCACTTGCCTGTCGGCACAGATCGAGCCGCCTTCACTTTTCTTTGGCTAGTTCCGACGGCTTGTCCCTCGGGGTCAACTGACTCAATCCTCCGATGATCAGGATCATCTGCGGCTTGCGCCACTTGCCTGTTGGGACAGATCGAGCCGCCTTCACTTTTCTTTGGCTAGTTCCGGCGACTTGTCCCTCGGGGTCAACTGACTCAATCCTTCGGTGATCGGGATCACCTGCGGCTTGCGCCACTTGCCTGTCGGCACAGTTCGAGCCGCCTTCACTTTTCTTTGGCTAGTTCCGGCGACTTGTCCCTCGGGGTCAACTGACTCAATCCTTCGGTGATCGGGATCACCTGCGGCTTGCGCCACTTGCCTGTCGGCACAGTTCGAGCCGCCTTCACTTTTCTTATTCCCCTTTGATTAGTTGATAGGCTTGCTGTACTTCTTCTTCACTAGGTGTGTGAACACCTTCAAGGGGATATTCATAACCTAAATTCTTCCACTTATATACACCTAGCGTGTGATAAGGAAGGATTTCGATTTTTTCAATATTGGATAACTCTCGTAGAAATTTGCCAAGCTTTATTAAGTCATTCTCACTATTTGTATAACCTGGTACGAGTACATGGCGAATCCATACAGGCTTGTTTATTTTATCTAAGTGTCTTGCAAAAGCTTTAATATGCTCATTCGATAAGCCCGTTAAAGCTTTATGCTTTTCTGCATTCTCATGCTTTATATCTAATAATACAAGATCGGTTAATTTCAACACGTTGTTCAGTTTTTCTTGAAATGACGCTTTTTCACTGTAACAGCCGCCCGATGTATCTATACATGTGTGAATTCCGAGCTTTTTGCACTCTGTGAAAAGTTCCATAATGAAGTCTAAATGTAACAAAGGTTCTCCTCCACTAACCGTCACACCACCTCCTGATGCTTGAATAAATGGTAGATAACTCTTTATTTCAGATATAAGTGTTGAAATAGAAATGTCCTTCCCTTCCCCTAATTTCCAAGTATCGGGGTTATGGCAATATTTACAGCGTAAAAGACACCCTTGTGTAAAGACAATGTAGCGTATGCCTGGTCCGTCTACTGTCCCGAGGGATTCAGTTGAATGAACACTATTTTGGTATTGCATTTCATTCAGCTCCCTCTATTACATCATTTCATGGAACGTTCGGTTTATAACATCAATTTGCTGTTCTCTCGTTAATTTAATGAAATTGACAGCATAGCCCGAAACTCGAATGGTCAGCTGTGGATAATTTTCTGGGTGTTCCATTGCATCTAGTAAGGTGTCACGATTAAAAACGTTAATATTTAAGTGATGGCCTTGCTTGATGGCATACCCGTCTAACAGAGCGACTAAGTTTTTCTCCTGAGATTCGTCATCCTTGCCTAAAGCTTTCGGGACAATACTAAACGTATTTGAAATTCCATCACGTGAATAATCGTATGGTAGCTTAGCAACGGAACTCAAAGATGCAAGTGCTCCTTTTTGGTCTCGTCCGTGTAACGGATTTGCACCAGGAGCAAATGGCTGACCTCCTTCACGCCCATCTGGAGTACTACCAGTCTTTTTGCCGTAC
Coding sequences within:
- a CDS encoding nucleoside deaminase, producing the protein MKKNDEYFMKKALDMAFQARTEGNEPFGAILVKDDEVVMIGENKINTLCDPTHHAEIGLIRKFCTEHNIFDLSQYSLYTSCEPCVMCSGAMVWSNLGKMVYSVSHNQLAEIAGSNIMISCKEVFDKSPQKPVVVEKVLNEEGLKVFEGYKF
- the pflA gene encoding pyruvate formate-lyase-activating protein codes for the protein MQYQNSVHSTESLGTVDGPGIRYIVFTQGCLLRCKYCHNPDTWKLGEGKDISISTLISEIKSYLPFIQASGGGVTVSGGEPLLHLDFIMELFTECKKLGIHTCIDTSGGCYSEKASFQEKLNNVLKLTDLVLLDIKHENAEKHKALTGLSNEHIKAFARHLDKINKPVWIRHVLVPGYTNSENDLIKLGKFLRELSNIEKIEILPYHTLGVYKWKNLGYEYPLEGVHTPSEEEVQQAYQLIKGE